In Papaver somniferum cultivar HN1 chromosome 1, ASM357369v1, whole genome shotgun sequence, a genomic segment contains:
- the LOC113338154 gene encoding uncharacterized protein LOC113338154 yields MELMMKRGLLVLLVISFVLLFLSRWMPITNPLLSTSTHNLTTECPETTGTDIVVKDVYNTNISHILFGIGGSKKTWASRKHYTDLWWKSNITRGFVWLDENPNKKEWPKNSPPYRVSENTGRFKYGSSTSNRIARIVLESYKLRLKNVRWFVMGDDDTVFFTENLVTVLAKYDHNQMYYIGGNSESVEQDMKHTYGLGYGGAGFAISYPLVMELVKRLDGCIDRYSYMHGSDERIGACLAEIGVPLTIELGFHQVDIREDLYGLLAAHPITPLVSLHHLDDVKPIFPTSANQIDSLKRLMAAYTLDPGRILQQSICHDLKRKWSVSVSWGYTVQVYPWLVSDKELGIAFQTFQTWTSRGNEPFTFNTRPMRPEPCDRPLVYFLDNVNNDGVEENNRTLTSYKRFVPKPGGIDCNRDDFRSALALHTVNVTSPRMDPVEWNKAPRRQCCEITSPMDGEDNFIIHIRSKRCNF; encoded by the exons ATGGAGTTAATGATGAAGAGAGGTCTTTTAGTTCTCCTTGTTATTTCCTTTGTATTACTCTTCCTATCAAGATGGATGCCCATCACAAATCCATTGCTAAGTACTAGTACTCATAATCTTACCACAGAGTGTCCGGAAACAACGGGGACGGATATTGTTGTCAAGGATGTTTATAATACCAACATTTCTCACATACTTTTTGGCATAGGAGGGTCGAAAAAGACATGGGCGTCACGAAAACATTATACGGATTTATGGTGGAAATCAAACATAACTCGTGGATTTGTGTGGTTAGACGAAAACCCGAACAAAAAAGAGTGGCCGAAAAATTCGCCTCCATATCGGGTTTCAGAGAACACGGGTAGATTCAAGTATGGGTCTAGCACGTCAAATCGAATAGCTAGAATTGTGTTGGAGAGTTATAAATTGAGGTTGAAGAATGTGAGATGGTTTGTCATGGGTGATGATGATACTGTTTTCTTCACTGAGAATTTAGTAACTGTGTTAGCAAAGTATGACCATAATCAAATGTATTATATAGGTGGAAATTCAGAGAGTGTGGAACAAGATATGAAGCATACTTATGGTTTAGGCTATGGCGGTGCTGGTTTTGCTATTAGTTATCCTTTGGTGATGGAGTTGGTAAAAAGACTGGATGGGTGTATTGATAGGTATTCTTATATGCATGGTTCTGATGAGAGAATTGGTGCCTGTTTAGCTGAAATTGGGGTTCCCCTAACCATAGAACTTGGCTTCCATCAG GTAGATATTCGAGAGGATCTGTACGGTTTATTAGCTGCACACCCAATCACACCACTTGTATCTCTGCATCACCTTGACGACGTGAAGCCAATTTTTCCAACTAGTGCtaatcaaattgattcattgaagaGGCTGATGGCAGCGTACACGTTAGATCCAGGACGAATCTTACAGCAAAGCATCTGCCATGATTTAAAACGGAAATGGTCTGTGTCGGTGTCTTGGGGTTACACTGTTCAGGTATATCCATGGTTAGTGTCAGATAAAGAACTCGGAATTGCATTTCAGACGTTTCAAACGTGGACGAGTCGCGGAAAcgaacctttcacattcaataCTCGCCCCATGAGACCTGAACCTTGTGATCGACCACTTGTTTATTTCCTAGACAACGTAAACAATGACGGAGTTGAAGAAAATAACAGAACGTTGACTTCATACAAGAGGTTTGTACCTAAGCCAGGAGGGATCGACTGTAACCGGGATGACTTCCGCTCGGCTTTAGCTTTACATACTGTTAACGTTACATCCCCAAGGATGGATCCTGTTGAGTGGAACAAG GCACCGCGGAGGCAGTGCTGCGAGATTACCAGCCCCATGGACGGAGAGGATAACTTCATTATTCACATTAGAAGTAAAAGATGCAATTTCTAA
- the LOC113338170 gene encoding probable LRR receptor-like serine/threonine-protein kinase At1g05700 isoform X1, producing the protein MNTSLPLNLLLLLVFAYFSCFLVLVPVFAKVFLSIDCGSMSLKPRTDNNSIIWVGDGPYIKTGEVHKVNVLADESGFDSSVMSSLRAFPTRNKNCYSMDTDKEPEDNTTTERVLIRANFYYGNYDNKSTPPTFNLQFNGIHWTKVQTRMEGITYEEVVFLWKKGTNINVCLAQTKPNNIPFISALEVRSLDADVYSYFPDDKAMIFLDRYALGSTTVIRYPEDSMDRIWVGNNISTINRVRSNSPSINVGTDDKPPEAVLRTALTPLNSSENISMTFTINRKVPIIGKAYFSEVIKLNSTQKRSFNIVVNNHLDTTIIFPKNPVIPPYGGVLEVNMINVTTFNSSFSLDFVRTNDSTLPPLISALEWYTFGETLVEGTNPDDVKALGVLKKSFIQLQDWNGDPCLPSPYTWDWVGCDSDTDSPRITALYLNDLGLVGALPDFSDMSALKTIILRNNSLMGEIPRFLGSFPELTVLNLADNNFSGAIPSLLYNNGFLKLNASSNPNLLCMDASICDIGSKVPSPSNNDTDTKSIVPSPNKGKGSKILAQPITTLLLIMFSAFLL; encoded by the exons ATGAATACCTCCTTACCTCTCAATCTTCTCCTTCTTTTAGTCTTTGCATATTTCTCATGTTTTCTTGTCCTTGTACCGGTATTTGCAAAAG TTTTCTTGAGCATAGATTGTGGCTCTATGTCCTTGAAACCTCGTACTGACAACAATTCGATCATATGGGTTGGAGATGGTCCTTACATAAAAACTGGAGAAGTTCATAAAGTCAATGTACTTGCAGATGAATCTGGTTTTGATTCCAGTGTTATGAGCAGTCTTAGAGCATTCCCAACTCGAAACAAGAATTGCTATTCGATGGATACTGATAAGGAACCAGAAGATAATACTACGACTGAACGAGTTCTCATTCGAGCTAATTTCTATTATGGCAACTACGACAATAAATCAACCCCGCCTACTTTCAATCTTCAATTCAATGGGATCCATTGGACAAAAGTACAAACACGTATGGAAGGTATCACATATGAAGAAGTGGTATTTTTATGGAAGAAGGGTACCAATATAAACGTATGTCTGGCTCAAACTAAACCGAATAACATCCCATTTATAAGCGCTCTCGAAGTAAGAAGTTTGGATGCAGATGTTTATAGTTATTTCCCAGATGACAAAGCAATGATCTTCCTTGATAGATATGCTTTGGGTAGCACCACAGTTATAAG GTACCCTGAAGATAGTATGGATCGAATTTGGGTTGGAAATAACATTAGTACTATAAACAGAGTCAGAAGCAATTCTCCATCCATAAATGTTGGCACTGACGATAAACCTCCGGAGGCGGTATTAAGGACAGCTTTAACGCCTTTGAATTCTTCCGAAAATATTTCTATGACATTCACTATTAATCGTAAAGTTCCTATAATCGGCAAAGCCTATTTTTCAGAAGTGATTAAACTAAATTCCACCCAGAAACGATCATTTAATATAGTAGTTAATAACCACCTCGATACCACTATTATTTTCCCTAAAAACCCTGTGATTCCACCTTATGGAGGCGTATTGGAGGTCAACATGATCAATGTGACTACTTTCAACTCTTCATTTTCACTTGATTTTGTACGGACAAATGATTCAACTCTTCCTCCACTAATCAGTGCCCTTGAGTGGTATACTTTCGGTGAAACATTAGTTGAAGGAACCAATCCAGATGACG TGAAAGCATTGGGTGTGTTGAAAAAGAGTTTCATTCAGCTCCAAGATTGGAACGGTGATCCTTGTTTACCTTCGCCGTACACTTGGGATTGGGTTGGTTGTGATTCTGATACGGATTCTCCTCGAATTACAGCACT GTATCTCAATGACCTTGGACTAGTGGGTGCATTACCAGATTTTAGTGACATGAGTGCTCTCAAAACCAT AATTTTGCGCAACAATAGTTTGATGGGAGAAATTCCAAGATTTCTTGGCTCGTTTCCTGAACTCACCGTATT AAATCTGGCTGACAATAACTTTTCGGGAGCAATACCTTCATTACTGTATAACAACGGCTTTTTGAAGTTAAA TGCATCTAGTAATCCAAACTTGTTGTGCATGGACGCATCAATATGCGATATCGGATCAAAAGTTCCTTCCCCAAGCAACAATGATACGGACACTAAATCAATAGTGCCTTCCCCGAACAAAGGGAAAGGTTCTAAAATATTAGCACAACCAATAACAACATTACTCCTGATTATGTTTTCTGCTTTCTTGTTGTAG
- the LOC113338170 gene encoding probable LRR receptor-like serine/threonine-protein kinase At1g05700 isoform X2: protein MNTSLPLNLLLLLVFAYFSCFLVLVPVFAKVFLSIDCGSMSLKPRTDNNSIIWVGDGPYIKTGEVHKVNVLADESGFDSSVMSSLRAFPTRNKNCYSMDTDKEPEDNTTTERVLIRANFYYGNYDNKSTPPTFNLQFNGIHWTKVQTRMEGITYEEVVFLWKKGTNINVCLAQTKPNNIPFISALEVRSLDADVYSYFPDDKAMIFLDRYALGSTTVIRYPEDSMDRIWVGNNISTINRVRSNSPSINVGTDDKPPEAVLRTALTPLNSSENISMTFTINRKVPIIGKAYFSEVIKLNSTQKRSFNIVVNNHLDTTIIFPKNPVIPPYGGVLEVNMINVTTFNSSFSLDFVRTNDSTLPPLISALEWYTFGETLVEGTNPDDVKALGVLKKSFIQLQDWNGDPCLPSPYTWDWVGCDSDTDSPRITALYLNDLGLVGALPDFSDMSALKTIILRNNSLMGEIPRFLGSFPELTVLNLADNNFSGAIPSLLYNNGFLKLK from the exons ATGAATACCTCCTTACCTCTCAATCTTCTCCTTCTTTTAGTCTTTGCATATTTCTCATGTTTTCTTGTCCTTGTACCGGTATTTGCAAAAG TTTTCTTGAGCATAGATTGTGGCTCTATGTCCTTGAAACCTCGTACTGACAACAATTCGATCATATGGGTTGGAGATGGTCCTTACATAAAAACTGGAGAAGTTCATAAAGTCAATGTACTTGCAGATGAATCTGGTTTTGATTCCAGTGTTATGAGCAGTCTTAGAGCATTCCCAACTCGAAACAAGAATTGCTATTCGATGGATACTGATAAGGAACCAGAAGATAATACTACGACTGAACGAGTTCTCATTCGAGCTAATTTCTATTATGGCAACTACGACAATAAATCAACCCCGCCTACTTTCAATCTTCAATTCAATGGGATCCATTGGACAAAAGTACAAACACGTATGGAAGGTATCACATATGAAGAAGTGGTATTTTTATGGAAGAAGGGTACCAATATAAACGTATGTCTGGCTCAAACTAAACCGAATAACATCCCATTTATAAGCGCTCTCGAAGTAAGAAGTTTGGATGCAGATGTTTATAGTTATTTCCCAGATGACAAAGCAATGATCTTCCTTGATAGATATGCTTTGGGTAGCACCACAGTTATAAG GTACCCTGAAGATAGTATGGATCGAATTTGGGTTGGAAATAACATTAGTACTATAAACAGAGTCAGAAGCAATTCTCCATCCATAAATGTTGGCACTGACGATAAACCTCCGGAGGCGGTATTAAGGACAGCTTTAACGCCTTTGAATTCTTCCGAAAATATTTCTATGACATTCACTATTAATCGTAAAGTTCCTATAATCGGCAAAGCCTATTTTTCAGAAGTGATTAAACTAAATTCCACCCAGAAACGATCATTTAATATAGTAGTTAATAACCACCTCGATACCACTATTATTTTCCCTAAAAACCCTGTGATTCCACCTTATGGAGGCGTATTGGAGGTCAACATGATCAATGTGACTACTTTCAACTCTTCATTTTCACTTGATTTTGTACGGACAAATGATTCAACTCTTCCTCCACTAATCAGTGCCCTTGAGTGGTATACTTTCGGTGAAACATTAGTTGAAGGAACCAATCCAGATGACG TGAAAGCATTGGGTGTGTTGAAAAAGAGTTTCATTCAGCTCCAAGATTGGAACGGTGATCCTTGTTTACCTTCGCCGTACACTTGGGATTGGGTTGGTTGTGATTCTGATACGGATTCTCCTCGAATTACAGCACT GTATCTCAATGACCTTGGACTAGTGGGTGCATTACCAGATTTTAGTGACATGAGTGCTCTCAAAACCAT AATTTTGCGCAACAATAGTTTGATGGGAGAAATTCCAAGATTTCTTGGCTCGTTTCCTGAACTCACCGTATT AAATCTGGCTGACAATAACTTTTCGGGAGCAATACCTTCATTACTGTATAACAACGGCTTTTTGAAGTTAAA GTGA